From Vagococcus jeotgali, one genomic window encodes:
- the pheS gene encoding phenylalanine--tRNA ligase subunit alpha, translating into MEIKETLESLKSTTLVKIEQATTLDELNTIRVSTLGKKGSMTEVLRGMKDLSPEMRPVVGSLANEVRDTLTEALEAKKEMLETKAMNEALLNETIDVTLPGKELNNGTPHILTQVMEEIEDVFLGLGYEIIEGYEVEKDYYNFERMNLPKDHPARDMQDTFYITEDMLLRTHTSPVQARTMEKHDFTKAPLRMISPGKVYRRDSDDATHSHQFHQIEGLVIDENITMADLKGTLEVLLKKLFGEDRKLRLRPSYFPFTEPSVEVDISCFKCGGKGCNVCKHTGWIEILGAGIVHPSVLEMSGVDSEKYSGFAFGLGPDRVAMLKYGVNDIRNFYQNDIRFLEQFKVKG; encoded by the coding sequence ATGGAGATCAAAGAAACATTAGAGTCATTAAAAAGTACGACATTAGTTAAAATTGAGCAGGCAACAACACTAGATGAGTTAAATACTATTCGTGTGAGCACATTAGGTAAAAAAGGGTCAATGACTGAAGTTTTACGTGGTATGAAAGATCTATCACCTGAGATGCGACCTGTTGTAGGTAGTTTAGCTAATGAGGTACGTGATACATTAACTGAGGCACTTGAAGCGAAAAAAGAAATGTTAGAGACAAAAGCGATGAATGAAGCTCTCTTAAATGAGACAATTGATGTTACCTTACCTGGTAAAGAGTTAAATAATGGAACACCACACATTTTAACTCAAGTTATGGAAGAAATTGAAGATGTCTTTTTAGGTCTAGGCTATGAAATTATTGAAGGCTATGAAGTTGAAAAAGATTATTACAACTTTGAGCGAATGAACTTACCAAAAGATCATCCAGCTCGTGATATGCAAGATACCTTTTACATAACTGAAGATATGCTACTTAGAACTCATACATCACCAGTCCAAGCTCGCACAATGGAGAAACATGATTTTACAAAAGCACCACTTCGTATGATTAGTCCAGGTAAAGTCTATCGTCGTGATAGTGATGATGCGACTCATTCACATCAGTTCCATCAAATTGAAGGGTTAGTGATTGATGAGAACATCACTATGGCTGATTTAAAAGGGACACTTGAAGTATTACTTAAAAAACTATTTGGTGAAGACCGAAAACTTCGTCTTCGTCCAAGTTACTTCCCATTCACAGAACCTTCTGTTGAGGTAGATATTAGCTGTTTTAAGTGTGGTGGTAAGGGTTGTAATGTTTGTAAACACACTGGTTGGATTGAAATCTTAGGAGCAGGAATTGTTCATCCAAGTGTTCTAGAAATGTCAGGAGTAGATTCTGAAAAATATAGTGGATTTGCTTTTGGTTTAGGACCAGACCGTGTTGCTATGCTGAAATATGGCGTGAATGATATTCGTAATTTTTATCAAAATGATATTCGCTTTTTAGAACAATTTAAGGTAAAGGGGTAA
- a CDS encoding winged helix-turn-helix transcriptional regulator translates to MNPCEKRKFQICPKFEKTFEILGKKWNGLIIDVLLEDGPQRFVELANKIPEVSDRVLVERLKELEEKQVVIRKEHPTEKKRIDYSLTKKGQALRPVMLEIQKWGEDWLTV, encoded by the coding sequence ATGAATCCATGCGAAAAAAGAAAATTTCAGATTTGTCCAAAATTTGAGAAGACATTTGAAATTCTTGGAAAAAAATGGAATGGTTTGATTATTGATGTGTTATTAGAAGATGGTCCCCAACGTTTTGTTGAATTAGCTAATAAAATACCTGAAGTAAGTGATAGGGTTCTTGTAGAGAGATTAAAAGAATTAGAAGAAAAACAAGTTGTAATAAGAAAAGAGCATCCAACAGAGAAAAAGCGAATTGATTATTCTTTAACAAAGAAAGGCCAAGCCTTAAGACCTGTCATGCTAGAAATTCAAAAGTGGGGCGAGGACTGGCTAACAGTGTAG
- a CDS encoding HD domain-containing protein, which yields MTLKWQNDDEYIALVEDLIYTEDVQKLKEFTQHHYSNRLDHSIQVSYKSYLLAKKFGGDKRATARAGLLHDLFYYDWRDTKMGEGTHAYVHPRIALENAKKLTDISPLEEDIIVKHMFGATIAPPKYKESYIVTLVDKYCACEEVVKPLYQKFKKKAGNYSHMIHL from the coding sequence ATGACTTTAAAATGGCAAAATGATGATGAATACATTGCATTAGTTGAAGACTTAATTTATACAGAAGATGTCCAAAAGTTAAAAGAATTTACCCAACACCATTACTCCAATCGATTAGATCATTCAATTCAAGTATCTTATAAAAGTTACTTATTAGCTAAAAAATTTGGTGGTGATAAGCGTGCCACAGCTAGAGCTGGTCTTTTACATGACTTGTTTTATTATGACTGGCGAGATACAAAGATGGGTGAGGGAACTCATGCTTATGTTCATCCAAGAATAGCTTTAGAGAATGCAAAAAAATTAACAGATATTTCACCTTTAGAAGAAGATATTATTGTGAAGCACATGTTTGGTGCAACCATTGCCCCACCGAAGTACAAAGAAAGTTATATTGTGACTTTAGTGGATAAATACTGTGCTTGTGAAGAAGTTGTTAAACCGCTTTACCAAAAATTTAAGAAAAAAGCAGGAAACTATTCACATATGATTCACCTATAA
- a CDS encoding TrmH family RNA methyltransferase, which yields MKIIESASNQWMKQIKKLHKKKFRDETQTYLIEGEHLVEEALDYHADIAWIITTEEGLIKYSQLISRIEDEKCVIIPHKLLKDLSELPTPQEIIAVVKKQQEFDILDTQQHYLLLDNIQDPGNLGTMIRTADAAGFSTVVLGIGTTDLYASKVQRAMQGSQFHINILSHIDLVRWTKEAREKGLLVVASALDSQAMSFKELNRQTPTAIIMGNEGQGVSPQLLAVVDKKIYIPMKGLSESLNVAVAAGILMFHF from the coding sequence ATGAAAATAATTGAATCAGCATCTAACCAGTGGATGAAACAAATAAAAAAATTACATAAAAAGAAATTTCGTGATGAGACACAAACCTATTTGATTGAAGGTGAGCATCTTGTTGAGGAAGCACTTGATTATCATGCAGATATTGCTTGGATTATCACAACTGAAGAGGGATTAATTAAGTATAGTCAATTGATTTCTAGAATTGAGGATGAAAAATGTGTGATTATTCCTCATAAATTATTAAAAGACTTATCAGAATTACCAACACCCCAAGAAATAATTGCTGTTGTGAAGAAGCAACAAGAGTTTGATATATTAGATACACAACAACATTATTTACTTCTAGATAACATTCAAGACCCAGGTAATTTAGGAACAATGATTAGAACGGCTGATGCAGCAGGATTTTCAACAGTTGTTTTAGGTATAGGCACGACCGATTTATATGCCTCTAAAGTACAGCGTGCTATGCAAGGTAGTCAATTTCATATTAATATTTTGTCACACATTGATTTAGTGAGGTGGACAAAAGAAGCGAGAGAAAAGGGATTATTAGTTGTCGCTTCTGCTTTAGATTCACAAGCTATGTCATTTAAAGAGCTAAATAGACAGACACCAACAGCTATTATCATGGGAAATGAAGGGCAAGGTGTATCACCACAACTTCTAGCAGTTGTAGATAAAAAAATCTATATCCCAATGAAGGGTCTATCAGAATCTTTAAACGTAGCGGTCGCTGCTGGTATACTTATGTTTCACTTTTAG
- a CDS encoding acylphosphatase, whose translation MKISMTVYGRVQGVAFRYMTKLLADELNIYGIVTNQIDGSVYIEANGDKLNIQQFIEEVKKSPAPMGRVDDYKINFDPDFKDYTSFKIV comes from the coding sequence ATGAAAATTTCAATGACTGTCTACGGACGAGTTCAAGGTGTTGCATTTCGCTATATGACAAAACTATTAGCTGATGAGCTAAATATTTATGGTATTGTGACAAACCAAATAGATGGCAGTGTTTATATTGAGGCCAATGGTGATAAACTAAATATTCAACAATTCATTGAAGAAGTCAAAAAATCTCCGGCACCAATGGGTAGAGTTGATGATTACAAAATTAATTTCGATCCTGATTTTAAAGACTACACGTCATTCAAGATTGTCTAG
- the yidC gene encoding membrane protein insertase YidC: MKNLKRFMISSGLFSLLVFLSGCVKTDSTGKPTGEGFIYNFLVKPMSNLVTFFAENWGLGFGWSIVLLTCIVRLIILPLGLNQMKKSMVQQEKMAAIKPHMDAINQKMKNATSQEQKMAAQMELQQLYKENDINIMGGIGCLPLLIQMPIFTALFFAAKVTPGISESVFLGINLGKPSMLLVALAGISYFLQSYISTIGMSAEQKKQMKMMSFISPIMIIFFSLNAPAGVTLYWVVGGIFGCIQSLITTLYHKPKVKREIAEHFEKNPVKVVTPTTNKDVTPKKAVQKQTNKQTNGRNVGKQQRK, encoded by the coding sequence ATGAAAAATTTAAAACGTTTTATGATTAGCTCGGGACTTTTTAGTCTTTTAGTTTTTTTATCAGGGTGTGTGAAAACAGACTCAACAGGAAAACCAACAGGAGAAGGATTTATTTATAACTTTTTAGTAAAACCAATGAGTAACTTGGTTACCTTTTTCGCTGAAAATTGGGGGTTAGGTTTTGGTTGGTCCATTGTCTTGCTGACTTGTATTGTTCGCTTGATTATTTTGCCTCTTGGCTTAAATCAAATGAAAAAATCAATGGTTCAACAAGAAAAAATGGCTGCTATCAAGCCTCATATGGATGCTATTAATCAAAAGATGAAAAATGCTACTTCACAAGAGCAAAAAATGGCTGCTCAAATGGAATTACAACAACTTTATAAAGAAAATGATATTAATATCATGGGCGGTATTGGGTGTTTACCTTTATTAATTCAAATGCCTATCTTTACAGCACTCTTCTTTGCCGCAAAAGTCACTCCAGGTATTTCTGAATCTGTCTTTTTAGGAATTAATTTAGGAAAACCAAGTATGCTACTAGTTGCTCTTGCTGGTATTAGTTATTTCTTACAAAGTTATATCAGCACAATTGGTATGAGCGCTGAGCAGAAGAAACAAATGAAGATGATGAGTTTTATCTCACCAATTATGATTATCTTCTTCTCATTAAATGCTCCAGCTGGCGTGACTCTTTATTGGGTAGTCGGTGGTATTTTTGGGTGTATCCAATCTCTTATTACAACTCTTTACCATAAACCAAAAGTAAAACGTGAAATTGCTGAACATTTTGAAAAAAATCCAGTTAAGGTTGTCACTCCAACAACAAATAAAGACGTGACACCAAAGAAAGCTGTACAAAAACAAACAAATAAACAAACAAATGGGCGTAATGTTGGAAAGCAACAGCGTAAATAG
- a CDS encoding ArsR/SmtB family transcription factor, with the protein MRYLNQETIQETSKLFKTIGDATRLKILLALSETEMNVSAITEYLEMEQSAVSHQLKLLRENHLVKSRKEGKTVVYSLDDNHVKSILSQIIDHMNHINQEKKN; encoded by the coding sequence ATGAGATATTTAAATCAAGAGACGATTCAAGAAACAAGTAAGCTTTTTAAAACAATTGGTGATGCGACAAGGTTAAAGATATTATTAGCATTGTCAGAGACAGAAATGAATGTGTCTGCTATTACAGAGTATCTTGAGATGGAACAATCTGCTGTGTCTCATCAATTAAAACTTCTAAGGGAAAATCATTTAGTGAAATCTAGAAAAGAAGGAAAGACTGTTGTTTACTCTTTAGATGATAATCATGTAAAAAGTATTTTATCTCAAATAATTGATCATATGAATCATATTAATCAAGAAAAAAAGAACTGA
- a CDS encoding phospho-sugar mutase → MEWQTTYKEWLDYDNLSPMVRENLVSLVDNQTELEDAFYAPLEFGTAGMRGKLGAGINRMNIYTVRQAAEGLARFIENQGEEAKKRGVAIAYDSRHQSSEFAMESGRVLAAHGIKSYIFENLRPTPELSFTVRELHCIAGIMITASHNPAEYNGFKVYGADGGQMPPHDADEVIKYVRSIENPLNIKTLPITESKDFIKMIGEDIDDLYLDQLKTVTINNEMIKRSGKQLNMVFTPLHGTGKMLGEKALLEAGFTNVALVEEQAIADPNFSTVDSPNPEEKNAFEYAISLGKQNGADVLVATDPDADRLAAAVRMPNGDYEVLSGNQLASVMIHYILSQKADNEELPKNAVVLKSIVSSELPTAICQKYKVKMESVLTGFKFIAEKIKQYEETKEYTFMFGFEESYGYLIKPFVRDKDAIQTLVLLAEIATYYREKEQTLYDGLQEIYTEFGFFEEKTISLTKQGVEGLKEIQDIINSIRQELPNMFGELAVSYVEDYLTQTRHKQDGTTETLTLPSANVLKFFLEDGSWIAVRPSGTEPKIKFYMGIVGKSKDVTEKKLSMLESSLAAYIE, encoded by the coding sequence ATGGAATGGCAAACAACATATAAGGAGTGGTTAGATTATGATAACCTTTCTCCAATGGTTAGAGAAAATTTAGTTAGTTTAGTAGATAATCAAACAGAGCTAGAAGATGCTTTTTATGCGCCTTTAGAATTTGGAACAGCAGGCATGCGAGGGAAATTAGGCGCAGGTATTAATCGTATGAATATTTATACAGTTAGGCAAGCAGCTGAAGGTTTAGCACGTTTTATTGAAAATCAAGGAGAAGAGGCTAAAAAAAGAGGTGTTGCAATCGCTTATGACTCTAGACATCAATCATCTGAATTTGCAATGGAATCAGGACGTGTTTTGGCAGCTCACGGTATTAAATCTTACATATTTGAAAATCTAAGACCAACACCAGAGTTGTCATTTACAGTCAGAGAACTTCATTGTATAGCAGGTATTATGATTACAGCTAGCCATAATCCAGCAGAATACAATGGTTTTAAAGTATATGGTGCTGATGGAGGGCAAATGCCACCTCATGATGCAGATGAAGTGATTAAATATGTTCGTAGTATTGAAAACCCATTAAATATTAAAACCTTACCTATTACAGAATCAAAAGACTTTATTAAAATGATTGGTGAAGACATTGATGACTTGTATTTGGATCAATTAAAAACAGTTACAATTAACAATGAAATGATTAAGCGAAGTGGTAAGCAACTAAATATGGTCTTTACACCACTACATGGTACTGGGAAAATGTTAGGTGAGAAGGCACTACTAGAAGCTGGGTTTACAAATGTTGCCTTAGTTGAGGAACAAGCTATTGCAGATCCTAATTTTTCAACAGTCGATTCTCCTAATCCTGAGGAAAAAAATGCCTTTGAATATGCGATTTCATTAGGAAAACAAAACGGGGCAGATGTTTTAGTTGCAACCGATCCAGATGCAGATCGTTTGGCAGCAGCTGTTCGTATGCCTAATGGTGATTATGAAGTGTTATCAGGTAATCAACTAGCAAGTGTTATGATTCATTACATCCTATCTCAAAAAGCAGATAATGAAGAACTACCAAAAAATGCTGTTGTCCTAAAATCTATCGTATCAAGTGAGCTACCAACGGCTATTTGCCAAAAATATAAGGTCAAAATGGAAAGTGTCTTAACTGGGTTTAAATTTATTGCAGAAAAAATTAAACAATATGAAGAGACAAAAGAATATACGTTTATGTTTGGTTTTGAAGAGAGTTATGGTTACTTAATTAAACCATTTGTTCGCGATAAAGATGCTATTCAGACACTGGTTCTATTAGCTGAAATTGCTACTTACTATAGAGAAAAAGAACAAACTCTATATGATGGCTTACAAGAGATTTATACAGAATTTGGTTTCTTTGAAGAAAAGACGATATCTTTAACAAAACAAGGTGTTGAAGGATTAAAAGAAATTCAAGATATAATTAACTCAATTCGTCAAGAATTACCTAATATGTTTGGAGAATTAGCTGTGAGTTATGTGGAAGATTATTTAACTCAAACACGTCACAAGCAAGATGGTACAACAGAAACACTAACATTACCTTCAGCAAATGTGTTGAAATTCTTTTTAGAAGATGGAAGCTGGATTGCCGTCAGACCATCTGGTACAGAACCAAAGATTAAATTTTACATGGGAATAGTTGGCAAATCAAAAGACGTCACAGAAAAAAAACTATCTATGCTTGAATCATCACTTGCAGCCTATATAGAATAA
- the trxB gene encoding thioredoxin-disulfide reductase: MKDVIIIGSGPGGMTAALYASRSDLSVLVIERGAPGGQLMNTADVENYPGVGLVTGPDLAMSMYENSSNFGAEHAYGNVISIEDHGAVKKVICDDATYEAKAVIIASGSDHRKIGIPGEEEYSGRGVSYCAVCDGAFFKDRHLVVIGGGDSAVEEGLYLTQFASRVTIVHRRDELRAQKILQERAFKNEKIDFQWNKVPVAIEGDDVKVQSVQLKDTQTGEVENFLADGVFIYIGLDPLTEFAKDLSITNEEGWIQTNNHMETRLPGIYAIGDVRDTVLRQIATAVGDGSIAGQEVYKYITSLED, translated from the coding sequence ATGAAAGACGTTATTATTATTGGTTCAGGACCAGGAGGCATGACTGCAGCACTATATGCTTCACGCTCAGATTTATCTGTTTTAGTTATTGAAAGAGGTGCACCAGGAGGTCAGCTGATGAATACAGCAGATGTTGAAAACTATCCAGGTGTTGGACTTGTCACAGGCCCAGATCTTGCTATGAGTATGTATGAAAATTCATCTAATTTTGGAGCAGAGCATGCTTATGGAAATGTTATTTCAATTGAAGATCACGGAGCAGTTAAAAAGGTGATTTGTGATGATGCTACGTATGAAGCTAAGGCTGTTATTATTGCTAGTGGTAGCGATCATAGAAAAATTGGCATTCCCGGTGAAGAGGAGTACTCTGGTCGTGGTGTCTCTTATTGTGCAGTCTGTGATGGTGCTTTTTTCAAGGATCGCCACTTAGTTGTTATTGGTGGGGGAGATTCAGCAGTTGAAGAAGGTCTTTATTTAACACAATTTGCTAGTAGAGTGACCATTGTTCACCGACGTGATGAACTCAGAGCACAAAAGATTTTACAAGAGAGAGCCTTTAAGAATGAAAAAATTGACTTTCAGTGGAATAAAGTACCTGTTGCTATTGAAGGAGATGATGTTAAAGTTCAGTCGGTCCAATTAAAAGATACTCAAACAGGTGAGGTAGAAAACTTCTTAGCTGATGGTGTATTTATCTATATAGGATTAGATCCATTAACAGAATTTGCTAAGGATTTATCTATTACTAATGAAGAAGGTTGGATTCAAACAAACAATCATATGGAAACACGCTTACCTGGTATCTATGCTATTGGTGATGTTCGTGATACTGTATTAAGACAAATTGCAACAGCCGTTGGAGATGGTAGTATTGCTGGTCAAGAAGTTTATAAATATATAACAAGCCTAGAGGATTAA
- a CDS encoding FtsW/RodA/SpoVE family cell cycle protein, producing the protein MKRRDYQQQSNFNYALLLPIFLMLLLSIWLQYWVGYYDDNNPLKQAGKQVIFVLVGTVCMFGVKYIRRDIIWKAVPWFYLFSLLLMGSLYFFYDVHMYDITGTKRWLDIFGIQFQPSELAKTAYILFISKELVKYNQKREGKTIKTDLKMIGWLAIVSAPLFFLMFVQKDFGTSLVFITVLGALIIASGINWRIVAVLFAILGVIGGSLIFLVFTESGQAILSSLHFKEYQLNRVRAWVDPFEYAGTIAYQQVQGLLAIGSGGMFGKGTTGVQVYVPVRESDMIFTFVGEAYGFIGATAVILLYFYLFFQIFFTGIKSNSTFNIYICVGIVFMLVFQTFENIGASIGLLPLTGIPLPFLSQGGTALVSTMLAFGLIFGMDTTKTEHG; encoded by the coding sequence ATGAAACGTAGAGATTATCAACAACAGAGTAATTTTAATTATGCCTTATTGTTACCCATTTTTTTAATGTTACTTCTTAGCATTTGGTTACAATATTGGGTTGGTTATTATGATGATAATAACCCCCTTAAACAAGCTGGTAAGCAGGTTATATTTGTTCTTGTCGGAACAGTTTGTATGTTTGGGGTTAAATATATAAGAAGAGATATTATATGGAAAGCTGTCCCTTGGTTTTACTTATTTTCTTTATTACTAATGGGTTCTTTGTATTTTTTCTATGATGTTCATATGTATGACATCACAGGAACAAAAAGATGGTTAGATATCTTTGGTATCCAGTTCCAACCTTCTGAGCTTGCAAAAACAGCTTATATCTTATTTATATCAAAAGAACTCGTCAAGTATAACCAGAAAAGAGAAGGAAAAACGATTAAAACAGATTTAAAAATGATTGGTTGGCTAGCTATTGTGAGTGCCCCTTTATTCTTTTTAATGTTTGTTCAAAAAGATTTTGGAACAAGTTTAGTATTTATTACCGTACTAGGAGCATTAATTATTGCCTCAGGTATTAACTGGCGAATTGTAGCTGTTCTTTTTGCTATTTTAGGTGTCATTGGTGGCAGCTTAATATTTTTAGTATTTACCGAGTCCGGTCAAGCCATTCTCTCCTCTTTACACTTTAAAGAGTACCAGTTAAACCGCGTTAGAGCTTGGGTCGACCCGTTTGAGTATGCAGGTACTATTGCCTATCAGCAAGTACAAGGACTACTAGCTATTGGTTCTGGTGGGATGTTTGGTAAAGGGACAACAGGCGTACAAGTTTACGTGCCTGTTCGTGAATCAGATATGATTTTCACTTTTGTAGGTGAAGCTTATGGATTCATCGGAGCAACTGCTGTCATCTTACTTTACTTCTACTTATTTTTCCAAATCTTCTTTACCGGAATCAAAAGTAACTCAACATTTAATATTTATATTTGTGTAGGGATTGTCTTTATGTTAGTTTTCCAAACCTTTGAAAATATTGGTGCTTCAATTGGATTACTACCCCTAACAGGTATCCCTCTTCCCTTCCTTAGTCAAGGAGGAACGGCATTAGTATCTACTATGCTAGCTTTTGGATTAATTTTTGGTATGGATACAACAAAAACGGAACATGGTTAA
- a CDS encoding alpha-amylase family glycosyl hydrolase: MSDSIKSKEIIYQIYPKSFKDSSHSGIGDLRGVIESLDYIKQIGVTTIWLNPIFLSPQIDNGYDVSDYESIDPIFGSMRDVEVLIKQAHQRGLKIMFDLVLNHTSSKHPWFISATEDKNSLYRDFYLWEDLKEGNELPNNWASFFGGPVWEREPYFNQVYFHLFDKEMPDLNWDNPKVREAMLNVALFWLEKGVDGFRLDAFIHMKKADFSLIVKEDPEKTLIAEEYYANLPEVSIYLEEFIEALKKRKPSLFILGEAASATPVLAKSYLGPNLCDAVISFDHIQDKLDINEEELDLGLTKKVIDVKGIKGRLKAWQTELDNDELPSLYWNNHDMPRLVSRFGQTGKLRVKSIKPLSTGMYLLRGIPVILYGEEIGMKKLE; encoded by the coding sequence ATGTCAGACTCAATAAAAAGTAAAGAAATTATTTATCAAATTTATCCAAAAAGTTTTAAAGATAGTTCACATAGTGGTATTGGTGATTTACGTGGTGTGATCGAATCTTTAGACTACATCAAACAAATCGGTGTGACAACCATTTGGTTAAACCCTATATTTTTATCCCCTCAAATAGATAATGGGTATGATGTGTCAGATTATGAAAGTATTGATCCCATTTTTGGGAGTATGAGAGACGTTGAGGTATTAATAAAACAAGCACATCAACGCGGTCTAAAAATCATGTTTGACTTAGTATTAAATCATACATCTAGTAAACATCCATGGTTTATTTCAGCCACAGAAGATAAGAATAGTTTGTACCGAGATTTTTATCTTTGGGAAGATTTAAAGGAGGGAAATGAACTGCCAAATAATTGGGCTTCTTTTTTTGGTGGACCAGTATGGGAGAGAGAACCATATTTTAATCAAGTTTACTTTCATCTATTTGATAAAGAGATGCCAGACTTAAATTGGGATAATCCTAAAGTTAGAGAAGCCATGCTAAATGTCGCTTTATTTTGGTTAGAAAAAGGGGTCGATGGCTTTAGATTAGATGCTTTCATTCATATGAAAAAAGCAGATTTTTCACTAATAGTTAAAGAAGATCCTGAAAAAACATTAATTGCAGAGGAATATTATGCTAATTTACCTGAAGTTTCCATATATTTAGAAGAATTTATTGAAGCTCTAAAAAAGCGAAAACCTTCTCTTTTTATCCTTGGGGAAGCAGCATCAGCCACACCAGTATTAGCAAAATCTTATTTAGGTCCTAATTTATGTGATGCGGTAATATCTTTTGATCATATTCAAGATAAATTAGATATTAATGAAGAGGAGTTAGACTTAGGATTAACTAAAAAAGTAATAGATGTTAAAGGTATCAAAGGTCGCTTAAAAGCATGGCAGACAGAGCTAGATAATGATGAATTACCAAGTTTATATTGGAATAATCATGACATGCCAAGACTTGTTTCAAGATTTGGCCAGACAGGAAAACTAAGAGTCAAAAGCATCAAACCATTGTCTACAGGTATGTATTTATTACGAGGGATTCCTGTGATTCTTTACGGAGAAGAAATTGGAATGAAGAAATTGGAATGA
- a CDS encoding LacI family DNA-binding transcriptional regulator, with protein MATLTDVAKKANVSKMTVSRVLNHPEKVTDELKELVFQAMKELNYRPNIAAKALANNRSQVINFFILEEMDTTEPYFMSLLMGISRELDKHHYSLQLLTENSIDTGQSDGLIITGMRKSDFLWIKDLDKPFILFGENKLGYDYVDTDNQKGVELSTEYVISLGYEHIVFIGIDVDEPFECSREKGYLKMMKKHHLEPVIYKFENCSRYARCFIESNKGKFPKNTAFVCASDRLAIGIERGLLSQDCIIPDDFGVIGYDGVFLDQVAYPRLSTIKQPVLEMGQACASLLLDKINQRGEEQGFKIFEPTLIKRDSTR; from the coding sequence TTGGCAACACTAACAGATGTAGCAAAAAAAGCTAATGTATCAAAAATGACTGTATCACGAGTTTTAAATCATCCAGAAAAAGTGACAGATGAGTTAAAAGAATTAGTATTTCAAGCGATGAAAGAGCTTAATTATCGTCCTAATATAGCCGCAAAGGCGCTTGCTAATAACCGAAGTCAAGTTATTAATTTTTTTATCTTAGAAGAGATGGATACAACTGAGCCTTATTTTATGTCTTTGCTTATGGGGATTTCAAGAGAATTAGATAAACATCACTATTCCTTACAGTTGTTGACAGAAAACAGTATTGATACTGGACAAAGTGATGGATTGATTATCACAGGTATGCGGAAGTCTGATTTTTTATGGATAAAAGATTTAGATAAACCATTTATTTTGTTTGGAGAAAATAAATTAGGATATGATTATGTTGACACAGATAATCAAAAAGGTGTTGAGTTATCAACAGAGTATGTTATCAGCTTAGGATATGAACATATTGTGTTTATAGGGATTGATGTTGATGAACCATTTGAGTGTTCTAGAGAGAAGGGTTATTTAAAAATGATGAAGAAACATCATTTAGAGCCTGTTATTTATAAATTTGAAAATTGTTCTCGCTATGCTAGGTGTTTTATTGAGAGTAATAAAGGGAAATTTCCTAAAAATACGGCTTTTGTTTGTGCCAGTGACCGTTTAGCCATTGGAATAGAAAGAGGTTTGTTAAGTCAAGATTGTATCATTCCAGATGATTTTGGAGTTATTGGTTATGATGGTGTCTTTTTGGACCAAGTGGCTTACCCCAGACTATCAACTATCAAACAACCAGTTTTAGAGATGGGACAGGCTTGTGCTAGCTTGTTGCTAGATAAAATTAATCAGAGGGGAGAAGAACAGGGGTTTAAAATTTTTGAACCGACTTTAATTAAGCGAGATAGTACAAGATAG